The Sagittula stellata E-37 sequence GCTTGAAGAACAGGGCCTGAATGGCATCGAAGAGGGTCGACTTACCGTGCTCGTTTGGTTCGCAGAGCACGTTCAGCCCGTCGCCAAGCCCGTCGACCCGCGCCGGTTCGGTAAACCGGCGGACATTGTTCAGGGTGATGCTGCGCAGTTTCATTCCATATCCTCGCGCACATAGGCGTACAGCCGGGCCAGAGCATCGGCCGCCACGTCCCGTTCCGATTGCGACAGGTCGTCCGCGTTGGCCTCCGCCATCAGCCCGTCCGCCGCCAGCCGCAGCGCGCCCGCCCGGTCGATGGCATCGAGGTCGGTGGCCTCGAACAGCGCGCCGAGCGCGTCGGTCCGCAACTCGAAATGGGCGAAGTCGGGGGCGGCGTCGCTTGCGGCATTGCGGAGAGCGACCTGCTGCGGCAGATTCGCCCAGCCGGAGACGGCGACCCGCAGGAGGATGTCTCGACGTCCCGTCGCAGGCAGAACCTCGGTCAATGCCGCGGCGGCGTCCTGCCGAGCGGTGAGGGGCAAGGGTGTCTCCTGCCAGAGGAACGATCCCGTCGCGACCTCTTCGATGTCCGGAACTGCGCCCGGTCTGTCAAGAGTGACAGAGAGGCAGACCCCGCGCTGACCGTGCTTGAACCGGTCCTGTTCCGGCGTGCCGCTGTAGTGCACCCGGTCCGACACTCTGAGCCTGCCATGCCAGTCGCCGAGCGCAAGATAGTCCAGACGGGCACTGCGGTCCCGGTCGGGCGCGATGGTGTCCCCGGAGTTGGTGAAATCCGTGACGCCGCCATGCGCCAGACCGATGCGCAACAGTCCTTCTTCGCTGGCCATGGAAGGCAGCGCCGCCGTCGGGTCGCTGCCCGGGGCGCGGTAGGCGACGGGGCAGGGCAGAAGGACCGCCTCATCGCTCATGTGTCGTGGCGCGGTTTCGGTGACGGGGATGACGTTCGCGGGGCCGTCCTTGCGGATCGTGTCCCACAGCGGTTCGGCGTCGCGCATGTTGTCGTGGTTGCCGGGCAGGAGCCACCAGATCACGCCCTCCGCCTCGGCCATGGCGGCCAGCGCCTGACGGATCACCGGGGCCGAGGGCGTGGCCGTGTCGAACGTGTCGCCGGCCAGAAGGACATGGCCGGCGCCGCGTGCGCGCGCGGCCTCAGCCAGCCTGGCAATCGCCGCGTGGCGGGCTTCCATCAGGC is a genomic window containing:
- a CDS encoding metallophosphoesterase family protein: MAFRFIHTSDLHIGRKFANIPQPGDGNIRGRLMEARHAAIARLAEAARARGAGHVLLAGDTFDTATPSAPVIRQALAAMAEAEGVIWWLLPGNHDNMRDAEPLWDTIRKDGPANVIPVTETAPRHMSDEAVLLPCPVAYRAPGSDPTAALPSMASEEGLLRIGLAHGGVTDFTNSGDTIAPDRDRSARLDYLALGDWHGRLRVSDRVHYSGTPEQDRFKHGQRGVCLSVTLDRPGAVPDIEEVATGSFLWQETPLPLTARQDAAAALTEVLPATGRRDILLRVAVSGWANLPQQVALRNAASDAAPDFAHFELRTDALGALFEATDLDAIDRAGALRLAADGLMAEANADDLSQSERDVAADALARLYAYVREDME